CCGACGACGGCCGACACCACCCGCATGATCAGCGTGACCTGGGTCCGCACCCGCCGGACCCGGGCCGGATCGTGGTGCATGCGCGCGTAGCGCGAGTACGACGTCTCGACGATCGCCGCCGCGATCCTGATGACCAGCCAGGCCGTGGAGCCGATGAGCACCAGGGTGAGGGCCTGGCCGATTCCGGTCCGGCGGTCCTGGAGCAACTGCGCGGCGTCGTAGGACCCTCTCAGCATCGCCACGCCGAGCACCAGCTGATAGGGGATGCGGCCACGGCGCAGCAGACCCCACAGCGGGGTCTCGGGGTGCCGTCGGTCGGCCTTGCACAGCAGGCGGTCGGTGGCCCAGCCGATGAGGACTGTCAGCACCACCGAGCCGCCGACCACGATCACGGGGCGGAGCAGGTTCTCCATGCCTTCGAACGTAACCGGGTCTCAGGGGCCTTGAACCTGTGGTTTTTGTGAGGAGGCGCACGCGCGGCGCTGTCGGCGCGGGCTGGCACCATGGGCTCATGAACATCATGCTCTTTCACTCGACCTACGGTCTGCGGCCCGCGGTGCGCGCCGCGGCGGACCGGCTGCGTGCCGCCGGGCACGAGGTCCGGACGCCGGACCTCTTCGGGGGGCGCACGTTCGACACGGTCGAGGAGGGCATGGCGTACAACGAGGAGATCGGCAAGGACGAGCTGCTGAAGAGGGCGGTCCTGGCGGCCGCGCCCTACTCCGAGCGCGGGCTGGTGTACGCCGGGTTCTCGCTCGGCGCGTCGGTCGCGCAGACCCTCGCCCTCGGCGACGCGAAGGCGCGTGGTCTGCTCCTCCTGCACGGCACCTCGGACCTGGCGCCGAACGTCTCGGTGGACGGCCTCCCGGTGCAGCTGCATGTCGCGGAGCCGGATCCGTTCGAGACGGACGACTGGCTGAGCGCCTGGTACCTCCAGATGGGCAGAGCGGGCGCCGATGTGGAGGTCTACCGGTACGCGGGTGCCGGGCACCTGTACACCGACCCCGAGCTGCCCGACTACGACGAGGAGGCGGCCGAGGCCACCTGGCGGGTGGCGGCCGGCTTCCTCGAGACGCTGTAGCGGTCGCCGCACCGGGGGGCCGGGGCGCGACGGAGGGGGCCCGGGCCGTCCGCCGACGACCCGGGCCCCCTCTGTTCACCTCCGGCCGACCACGACCGCCGGCCTGGCCGGTGCGTCGCGGACCTGGCGGTGCCTCGCGGAACCTAGCCCGGGAAGCACTCCTTGGGCGGGTGCACCTGTGACGGGAAGTGCCCCGACCACACCCACGAGGTGGGCAGGGAGTTGTAGATCCTGAACCACCGTGCACCGGACGGCGTCTTGGTGGTCGAGCACTGGATCCGCAGGGTGGTGCCCCTCGGCTCCGTGCGGTACCTCGTCGACGACGACGTGGGCTCGGCGTATATGGGAGAGCTCTCGGCCGTCGTCAGGTTGACGTATGCCGGTGCCGCAGCCGCTGTGACCTCCGCCGCTTCGGCGGAGGTGGCGGTGAGTCCGGCGAGGGCAAGGGCGGCGCCGAGCACGGCGGTCTTCGTCAGGACACTCTGGGGGGTGGCCATGTGACTCCAATCGTGACGGAACTGACGGGCCGTCAGTGTGACGATCCGACAACGCTGGCGACGCTATCAAGATCCTCTCCGGCTCACCCGGAATTGTTTTCTACACCGGGTCGTAGGTGCGCTCGACCTTCTGTGTGCCGCTGAGCGTGCGGTACGAACGGGACCAGGCCGAGGTCGCCTTCGGATTCGCGCGGTCCGACAGAACGTAGTAGTCCATCTGCGCGCGCTCGGCGGTGATGTCCAGGACGCCGTAGCCGTGGCGGTCGGTGTCGACGAAGTGGACGTGCCGGTTCGCGGCCCGGATGATCGGGGAGGCGATCGCGGTGAGCGTGCCCTCGGGGACCTTCACGATGTCGTCGAGGTTGTCGGAGGTCACCGAGGTGACCACGAACTCCGTCGCCGCCGAGGCCGACAGCGGGTACGTCCCGGCGTCCACCGGCACGTCGTTGGCCCACGCCATGTGGATGTCACCGGTCAGGAAGACGGTGTTGCGGATGGCGTTCGAGCGCAGATGGGCGAGGAGCTCGCGGCGGTCGTCGGTGTAGCCGTCCCACTGGTCGGTGTTGAGGCCGAGGCCCTCCTGCGGCAGACCGAGCAGCTTGGCGAGCGGCTTGAGCAGGTCGGCGGAGAGCGAGCCGATCGCGAACGGCGAGATCATCACCGAGTTGCCGACCAGCCGCCAGGCCGTGTCGGACGCCTTCAGTCCGGACTTCAGCCAGTCGAGCTGGGCGCGGCCGGTGATCGTGCGCTCCGGGTCGTCCACGGCGCCCTTGCCGACGGCGACCTGCTGCGAGCGGAAGGACCGCAGGTCCAGCAGGGACAGATCGGCGAGTTTCCCGAAGCGCAGCCTGCGGTAGGTGGTGCCGGCGATGGCCGGACGGACCGGCATCCACTCGAAGTAGGCCTGCTTGGCGGCCGCCTGACGGGCCGGCCAGGCGCCCTCGGTTCCCTCGGTGTGGTTCTCGGCGCCGCCCGACCAGGTGTCGTTGGCGAACTCGTGGTCGTCCCAGATCGCGACGACCGGCGCCTTCGCGTGCAGGGCCTGGAGGTCGGGGTCGGTCTTGTACTTGCCGTGCCGGATCCGGTAGTCGGCGAGGGTGAGGATCTCGTGGGTGGGCGCCGTCTGCCGTACGACGGTCCCGCGCGTCCCGTACTCGCCGGTGCCGTACTCGTAGATGTAGTCGCCGAGGTGCAGCCAGGCGTCCAGGTCGCCGCGGGCCGCGAGGTGACGGTACGAGGAGAAGTAGCCGGCCTCCCAGTTCGCACAGGAGACCACGCCGAAGCGCAGGCCGGTCACGGTGGCGTCCGCCGCCGGCGCGGTGCGGGTACGCGCCGCCGGGGAGTCCGTGCCGCCGGCCGAGAAGCGGAAGTAGTAGTCGGTGGCGGGCGCCAGGCCGCGGACGTCGGCCTTGACCGTGTGGTCGGTCGCGGCGGTCGCGGTGACGGAGCCCTTGGCGACGATGTTCGTCAGGCCCCTGTCCGTGGCGACGACCCAGCCCACCTCGGTGTCCGGGCCGAGCCCGGAGCCGGGTATCGCCTCGGGGCCGGGCGTCACCCGGGTCCACAGCAGGACACCGTCGGGCAGCGGGTCGCCCGAGGCGACACCGTGCAGGAAGGCCGGAGTGTCC
This Streptomyces sp. NBC_00377 DNA region includes the following protein-coding sequences:
- a CDS encoding alkaline phosphatase D family protein; translation: MTSRYRSSEAPQGPNSLSPRRRTVVKAAAATAVLAGPLAAALPARAAADTPAFLHGVASGDPLPDGVLLWTRVTPGPEAIPGSGLGPDTEVGWVVATDRGLTNIVAKGSVTATAATDHTVKADVRGLAPATDYYFRFSAGGTDSPAARTRTAPAADATVTGLRFGVVSCANWEAGYFSSYRHLAARGDLDAWLHLGDYIYEYGTGEYGTRGTVVRQTAPTHEILTLADYRIRHGKYKTDPDLQALHAKAPVVAIWDDHEFANDTWSGGAENHTEGTEGAWPARQAAAKQAYFEWMPVRPAIAGTTYRRLRFGKLADLSLLDLRSFRSQQVAVGKGAVDDPERTITGRAQLDWLKSGLKASDTAWRLVGNSVMISPFAIGSLSADLLKPLAKLLGLPQEGLGLNTDQWDGYTDDRRELLAHLRSNAIRNTVFLTGDIHMAWANDVPVDAGTYPLSASAATEFVVTSVTSDNLDDIVKVPEGTLTAIASPIIRAANRHVHFVDTDRHGYGVLDITAERAQMDYYVLSDRANPKATSAWSRSYRTLSGTQKVERTYDPV
- a CDS encoding dienelactone hydrolase family protein, with amino-acid sequence MNIMLFHSTYGLRPAVRAAADRLRAAGHEVRTPDLFGGRTFDTVEEGMAYNEEIGKDELLKRAVLAAAPYSERGLVYAGFSLGASVAQTLALGDAKARGLLLLHGTSDLAPNVSVDGLPVQLHVAEPDPFETDDWLSAWYLQMGRAGADVEVYRYAGAGHLYTDPELPDYDEEAAEATWRVAAGFLETL